A genomic window from Cytobacillus suaedae includes:
- a CDS encoding DEAD/DEAH box helicase has translation MRFIETHGILTPEPFITTTEDSIQISKIPQIRTPQLNPHFPFSKELQTHLQGKQLLLEELPFSLSQLHDHYLNGYISFRKGILYNNKTLNCTRCGNDDVALFASFDCARCHTNCSYCRKCITMGRISECTPLVSWTGPEASFRPPQQILTWTGTLSQGQQTASDKVVEAIQNNSNLLVWAVCGAGKTEVLFHGIETAIRSKKKVCIATPRTDVVIELAPRIKASFNVDVIALFGGSEDRNKTAPITIATTHQLLRYYNAFDVIIIDEVDAFPYSAEPMLQYAVEQAKKTTSTTINLTATPNQTWQKEIRKGLRPTVTIPARYHRHPLPVPQFKWCGSWRKHLKKDKLPPNLVGWINHHLSINKQAFLFVPRIDLLEQIVRVLKNLDNRIEGVHAEDPNRKEKVIAFRKGEIPILVTTTILERGVTVPNINVAVLGAEDQIFTESALVQISGRVGRSAKYPTGDIIFYHYGKTKSMLAAKRQILNMNKEALERNLLN, from the coding sequence ATGAGATTTATAGAAACACATGGCATACTCACCCCAGAACCATTCATCACTACCACAGAAGATTCTATTCAAATTAGCAAAATCCCACAAATACGAACTCCACAGTTAAACCCACACTTTCCATTCTCTAAGGAACTTCAAACGCATCTCCAAGGAAAACAACTACTCTTAGAAGAACTACCATTTTCTCTCTCGCAACTTCATGATCATTACTTAAATGGGTACATTTCCTTTAGAAAAGGAATCTTGTACAATAATAAAACACTAAATTGCACAAGGTGTGGGAATGATGATGTAGCTCTGTTTGCTTCCTTTGATTGTGCTCGCTGTCACACCAATTGTAGCTATTGTAGGAAGTGTATAACGATGGGCAGAATTAGTGAATGTACACCTCTAGTCTCGTGGACTGGACCTGAGGCATCCTTTCGTCCCCCTCAACAAATACTCACCTGGACTGGTACCCTTTCTCAAGGTCAACAAACAGCTTCAGATAAAGTTGTAGAAGCAATTCAGAATAACTCTAATCTACTTGTATGGGCTGTTTGTGGAGCGGGAAAAACAGAAGTGCTTTTCCATGGTATAGAAACAGCAATCCGTTCAAAAAAGAAAGTTTGTATCGCAACACCGAGGACTGATGTTGTAATTGAATTAGCTCCCCGGATAAAAGCTTCCTTTAATGTTGATGTTATAGCTCTATTCGGAGGTAGTGAAGACCGAAACAAAACAGCCCCTATAACGATCGCAACCACCCACCAGCTTCTCCGTTACTATAATGCCTTTGACGTCATTATCATTGATGAAGTTGATGCCTTTCCTTACTCGGCTGAACCGATGCTTCAGTACGCAGTAGAACAAGCGAAAAAGACTACTTCAACTACTATTAACCTAACCGCAACCCCCAATCAAACATGGCAAAAAGAAATAAGGAAAGGACTCCGCCCAACTGTTACAATTCCAGCACGGTACCACCGTCACCCTTTACCGGTTCCTCAATTCAAATGGTGTGGAAGTTGGCGTAAGCACTTAAAGAAAGACAAGTTACCACCCAATTTAGTAGGTTGGATTAACCATCATCTATCAATTAACAAGCAAGCCTTTCTGTTTGTACCAAGAATTGATCTACTCGAACAAATAGTAAGGGTTTTAAAGAACCTGGATAATCGAATAGAAGGTGTCCATGCAGAAGACCCGAATAGAAAAGAAAAAGTAATTGCTTTTAGGAAAGGAGAAATCCCAATTCTAGTAACAACGACTATTCTAGAAAGAGGCGTAACAGTCCCAAATATTAATGTAGCCGTCTTAGGAGCGGAAGATCAAATATTTACGGAAAGCGCACTTGTTCAAATTTCTGGAAGAGTAGGTAGGAGTGCAAAATATCCTACAGGGGACATTATTTTTTATCATTACGGAAAAACAAAATCAATGCTAGCTGCAAAACGCCAGATACTAAATATGAATAAAGAAGCACTTGAGCGAAATCTACTAAATTAA
- a CDS encoding DegV family protein — protein sequence MKTAIVTDSTAYIPKELREKYNIHMIPLSVNFGVESYREEVDITADEFFEEIKAKSELPTTSQPPVGEFVELFEKLGQDHDAVISIHLSSGISGTYQGAVSAGEMVEDVKVFTFDSEISCMVQGFYALEGAELAQEGKTAEEIMARLEEMKTTMKAYFMVDDLTNLQRGGRLSGAQAFVGSLLQVKPILHFQDKVIVPFEKIRTRKKALKRLFELFDEVASSNEPMRAVLIHANRPEEAEELKVELGQKYPNVEFLISYFGPVIGTHLGEGAIGLGWYKR from the coding sequence ATGAAAACGGCAATAGTTACGGATAGTACAGCTTACATCCCGAAGGAATTACGTGAAAAATACAATATACATATGATCCCTCTCAGTGTGAATTTTGGTGTTGAATCCTACCGTGAAGAGGTCGATATTACAGCAGATGAATTTTTTGAGGAAATTAAAGCTAAGAGTGAACTGCCTACAACCTCACAACCACCTGTTGGAGAATTTGTTGAGCTTTTTGAAAAATTAGGCCAGGACCACGATGCAGTTATAAGCATCCATTTATCAAGTGGAATTAGTGGTACATATCAGGGAGCAGTTTCAGCTGGAGAAATGGTTGAGGATGTAAAAGTGTTTACATTTGATTCTGAGATTAGTTGTATGGTTCAAGGTTTCTATGCATTAGAAGGTGCAGAGTTAGCACAAGAAGGAAAAACAGCTGAAGAGATTATGGCACGCCTTGAAGAAATGAAAACGACAATGAAAGCTTATTTCATGGTGGATGATTTAACTAACCTTCAACGTGGTGGTCGTCTAAGTGGTGCTCAAGCATTTGTAGGTAGCTTATTACAAGTGAAGCCAATTCTTCATTTTCAAGACAAAGTGATTGTTCCTTTTGAAAAAATACGTACTCGAAAAAAAGCCTTAAAACGATTGTTTGAACTGTTTGATGAAGTGGCAAGTTCAAATGAACCTATGAGAGCAGTGCTTATTCATGCAAACCGTCCTGAGGAAGCAGAAGAGTTAAAAGTAGAACTTGGTCAAAAATACCCGAATGTCGAATTTTTGATCAGTTACTTTGGTCCAGTTATCGGTACACATCTTGGAGAAGGTGCAATTGGATTAGGTTGGTATAAACGATAA
- a CDS encoding transposase: MSRKRKPFSNELFYHVVSRGVRREPIFIDQSDFSTFMYTLTQIYKQFPYELPSYCIMNNHYHLLIRIKSHSLAQFMHCLNNRYACYFNNKYGYSGRVFDQNYFSSTVYNQESLLKVSKYIHLNPLKAHLVKDPADYPWSSYSFYKLGNVYPPSFIPITHLLDKFTGTTLEQRKRYCEYVEE; this comes from the coding sequence TTGTCCAGGAAAAGAAAGCCGTTTAGTAATGAACTATTTTATCATGTTGTTTCGAGAGGAGTCAGGCGTGAGCCTATCTTTATTGACCAGTCGGATTTTTCGACCTTTATGTATACCCTCACTCAAATCTATAAACAATTCCCCTACGAGTTACCTTCTTACTGTATCATGAATAACCACTATCACCTTCTGATTAGGATTAAATCTCACTCACTAGCCCAGTTTATGCATTGTCTTAATAATAGATATGCGTGTTATTTTAATAATAAATATGGCTACTCAGGAAGAGTGTTTGATCAGAACTATTTTTCTAGTACTGTTTATAACCAAGAGAGTCTCTTAAAAGTTAGTAAGTATATCCATCTAAACCCTCTTAAAGCACACCTGGTTAAAGACCCAGCAGATTATCCTTGGAGTAGTTACTCCTTCTATAAACTAGGTAATGTATACCCTCCTTCCTTCATTCCCATAACCCATTTACTAGATAAATTCACAGGCACAACTCTAGAGCAACGTAAAAGGTACTGTGAGTATGTAGAAGAATAA
- a CDS encoding response regulator transcription factor — protein MKTSIVIIDDHQLFREGVKRILDFESSFAVVAEGDDGDEALALVQAHNPDVVIMDINMPNINGVEATRQLIETNPNTKVIILSIHDDESYVTHALKSGANGYLLKEMDADSLVEAVKVVADGGSYLHPKVTHNLVKEFRRLSTDGQANGIGGIQTVEIRRPLHILTRRECEVLQLLADGKSNRGIGDALYISEKTVKNHVSNILQKMNVNDRTQAVVVAIKNGWVEVK, from the coding sequence ATGAAAACTAGCATTGTAATTATTGATGATCACCAATTGTTCAGAGAAGGGGTAAAACGTATTCTAGATTTTGAATCTAGCTTTGCAGTAGTTGCTGAAGGCGATGACGGTGATGAAGCGTTAGCGCTAGTTCAGGCTCACAACCCAGACGTTGTTATCATGGACATTAATATGCCGAATATTAATGGAGTGGAAGCAACTAGACAACTAATTGAAACAAATCCAAATACAAAAGTAATTATCTTATCTATACATGATGACGAAAGCTATGTAACCCACGCATTAAAATCAGGTGCGAACGGATACTTATTAAAGGAAATGGATGCAGATTCTCTAGTTGAGGCTGTAAAAGTTGTTGCAGACGGAGGATCGTACCTACATCCGAAGGTTACGCACAACCTAGTGAAAGAATTCCGCCGCCTTTCAACAGACGGACAAGCTAATGGTATTGGTGGAATTCAAACTGTTGAAATTCGCAGACCATTGCATATCCTTACACGTCGTGAGTGTGAAGTTCTTCAGTTACTAGCAGACGGAAAAAGCAACCGAGGAATTGGTGACGCTCTATATATTAGTGAAAAAACGGTTAAAAACCATGTAAGTAACATTCTGCAAAAGATGAATGTAAATGACCGTACTCAAGCTGTTGTTGTAGCGATCAAGAACGGTTGGGTGGAAGTTAAATAG
- a CDS encoding sensor histidine kinase, which translates to MSTKKIDSKMLDKILEKMVTTVNHSKSEVFKIGEQTRKQYTSLTEELKDIKDKVLEVIEEGDKLEVYARFARNRLSEVSGAFNKFSEDEIREAYEKAHNLQMQLTIVREKEKQLRERRDDLERRLLALQETIQRAEHLVGQISVVLNYLTSDMRQVGEMLEDAKQKQDFGFKIIEAQEEERRRLSREIHDGPAQMLANVMMRSQLIDRVFREKGSEDGFKEIKDLRKMVHSALYEVRRIIYDLRPMALDDLGLIPTLKKYLSTIEEYNGGEPKISFVNLGSEKRLPSKFEVALFRLVQEAVSNSLKHADAEEILVKVELGKQHVTVIVKDNGKGFDPAEKPESSFGIIGMKERVELLEGEITFDSKKGAGTIIMIQVPLKE; encoded by the coding sequence ATGTCCACCAAAAAAATTGACAGTAAAATGCTAGATAAAATATTAGAAAAAATGGTAACAACAGTTAATCATAGTAAAAGTGAAGTTTTTAAAATAGGTGAACAAACACGTAAACAATATACATCCTTAACAGAAGAGTTAAAAGATATAAAAGATAAGGTCCTTGAAGTTATTGAAGAAGGGGACAAGCTAGAGGTTTATGCCAGGTTTGCCCGGAATCGCTTATCTGAGGTAAGTGGCGCATTTAATAAGTTTTCAGAAGATGAAATTCGTGAAGCATATGAGAAAGCACATAACCTTCAAATGCAGCTTACGATTGTTAGAGAAAAAGAAAAGCAACTTCGAGAGAGACGTGACGATCTAGAAAGAAGATTGCTTGCATTACAGGAAACCATTCAAAGAGCAGAGCATTTAGTTGGTCAAATCAGTGTGGTTTTAAACTATCTCACAAGTGACATGCGTCAGGTTGGTGAAATGCTAGAGGATGCTAAGCAAAAGCAGGACTTTGGCTTTAAAATTATTGAAGCCCAAGAAGAGGAACGTCGCAGGCTTTCTCGTGAAATTCATGACGGTCCGGCCCAAATGTTAGCAAATGTCATGATGAGATCTCAATTAATAGATCGAGTTTTTCGTGAAAAAGGCTCCGAAGACGGTTTTAAAGAAATTAAAGACTTGAGAAAAATGGTTCATTCCGCACTGTATGAGGTTCGACGAATCATTTATGACCTGCGTCCAATGGCACTGGATGATTTAGGTTTAATTCCTACCCTCAAAAAGTACCTATCTACGATCGAAGAATATAACGGGGGTGAACCTAAAATTTCGTTTGTGAATTTAGGTTCAGAAAAAAGATTACCATCAAAGTTTGAGGTTGCATTATTCCGCTTAGTTCAAGAAGCCGTTAGTAATTCTTTAAAACATGCAGATGCTGAAGAAATTCTGGTAAAGGTTGAACTAGGAAAACAACACGTAACGGTCATCGTTAAAGACAACGGTAAAGGCTTTGATCCTGCAGAGAAGCCAGAAAGTTCTTTCGGTATTATAGGTATGAAGGAACGTGTAGAGTTATTAGAAGGTGAGATTACCTTCGACTCTAAAAAGGGTGCAGGGACAATTATTATGATACAAGTCCCATTAAAAGAGTAA
- a CDS encoding YigZ family protein, whose product MLTQYYTVKGYGEHEIVIEKSRFIAYISRATTEEEAQNFILEIKKKHRDANHNCSAYIIGEHDHIQKANDDGEPSGTAGVPILEVLKKKKLKDTVVVITRYFGGIKLGAGGLIRAYGKSTSEGLKATGIVERKLMRVIHTKIDYTWLGKVENELRSSIYMLKEIKYLEDVEVETYVEEGQKQNFIDWMVELTNGKSSISEGEVTYLEEVVS is encoded by the coding sequence ATGCTTACACAATATTATACAGTAAAAGGCTACGGGGAACATGAAATTGTTATTGAAAAATCAAGATTTATCGCATATATAAGTCGTGCAACAACAGAGGAAGAAGCACAGAATTTTATTTTAGAAATTAAAAAGAAGCATAGAGACGCAAACCATAATTGCTCTGCGTATATTATCGGTGAACATGACCATATTCAAAAAGCAAATGATGATGGTGAACCAAGTGGAACAGCAGGTGTTCCTATTCTAGAGGTTTTGAAAAAAAAGAAGCTAAAAGACACTGTTGTAGTCATAACTCGGTATTTCGGTGGAATAAAATTAGGTGCAGGTGGATTAATTCGTGCATATGGAAAGTCTACGTCTGAAGGATTAAAAGCAACTGGCATTGTAGAGCGCAAACTAATGCGGGTTATTCACACAAAAATTGACTACACATGGCTAGGTAAAGTTGAGAATGAGTTACGCTCTTCTATTTATATGTTGAAAGAAATAAAGTATTTAGAGGATGTCGAAGTTGAGACATATGTTGAGGAAGGTCAAAAACAAAACTTTATCGACTGGATGGTCGAACTAACCAATGGAAAGAGTAGTATATCTGAGGGTGAAGTAACGTATTTAGAAGAAGTGGTTTCTTAG
- a CDS encoding LCP family protein produces the protein MKDTRIRRRIEKRRRTGKFKRLFFLSFMTILIGAGSYFAYILYSANQAINNTYEEIDHNKLPSHRTEKIKLQKDPVTILLIGVENQEGGTGRSDVLMLVTMNPNTKETYLVSIPRDTRTYIPSKGKNDKITHSYYGGVSSTVETVQELLDIPIDYYVTTNFQGFEDIVDSLNGITVDVPFTFKAQLTGSLRWKTYTEGEMELNGNEALAYVRMRKSDPRGDMGRNDRQKQVIKAIVDKGTSFGSLTKVDDVLHDVGENVKTNLPAKDLVSFVQLYNKMKGSEVQTLQLEGYDDYINNVYYFIPNEESIKQINSTLKTVLENDSTSAATDNEDEAENVSMK, from the coding sequence ATGAAAGATACTAGAATTCGAAGAAGAATTGAAAAAAGAAGGAGAACAGGTAAATTTAAACGCCTATTCTTTCTATCTTTTATGACTATATTAATTGGTGCGGGCAGCTACTTTGCATATATTTTATACTCAGCAAATCAAGCAATTAATAACACCTATGAGGAAATAGATCACAATAAACTTCCAAGTCACCGTACTGAAAAAATAAAGCTACAAAAAGACCCGGTTACAATACTTCTAATTGGAGTAGAAAACCAGGAAGGTGGTACAGGGCGCTCTGACGTATTAATGCTTGTCACGATGAATCCTAATACGAAAGAAACATACCTTGTAAGTATTCCACGTGATACTCGTACCTATATTCCAAGTAAAGGCAAAAATGATAAGATTACACACTCTTATTACGGTGGCGTATCAAGTACGGTAGAAACTGTTCAAGAATTACTTGATATTCCAATTGATTACTATGTAACAACGAATTTCCAAGGGTTTGAAGATATTGTTGATTCATTAAATGGAATTACGGTTGATGTTCCGTTTACATTTAAAGCTCAACTTACAGGTTCATTAAGATGGAAAACCTACACTGAAGGTGAAATGGAACTTAATGGTAATGAAGCTCTTGCTTATGTACGAATGAGAAAATCAGACCCACGTGGTGATATGGGACGAAACGATAGACAAAAACAAGTGATAAAAGCAATTGTTGATAAAGGAACTTCTTTTGGTTCACTAACAAAAGTAGACGATGTTCTTCATGATGTTGGAGAAAATGTGAAAACAAACCTACCTGCTAAAGATCTTGTTTCCTTCGTCCAGCTTTATAATAAAATGAAGGGGTCAGAAGTTCAAACCCTTCAACTTGAAGGCTATGATGATTATATTAATAACGTATATTATTTTATTCCGAACGAAGAGTCAATTAAGCAAATTAACTCAACATTAAAAACAGTATTAGAGAATGATAGCACGAGTGCTGCAACAGATAATGAAGATGAAGCAGAAAATGTTTCTATGAAATAA
- a CDS encoding N-acetylmuramoyl-L-alanine amidase, producing the protein MKKLLVSTILATSTFLPTFVQAEETTSKVQYTYPIEVIAKEQLIVRKGATTAYPKVLEIPAGQQVKAIDDFTNASGETWYRLDLGSVKGWVESTTITKQETSKLEKKQIQIGNAPVHKGATTSYPIVSYLKQGLEVAIIDSFTNSLGDLWYRVDLGTVKGWVPSSAFAKKALSENTQETTTEQVTESVDPVISEENTVEIDELPESEPLIETVPNGTVLYSNSVSEPIRKGASLVYTTVSTLALGQKVTVIDHFVDSYSSLWYRVEYAQGKMGWTKAEHLQQQAILNKTFYISVDVANVRSGPSLTESKVTTFRKGTVIKAIDSTLDSNGENWYKFVYENSTHAWVHHSVVTDKLVPVERLMAIGTRHAKLYKGATLQYKPVENLTYFSKVTVLQEFINASNHRWLRVKTVSGKIGWVPAWETIISTKDYQYIYALNNGSLRKGASDGYAVAGNFKAGDSLIRLWQHGDWINVETTDGKRGWIKLSDTSPTSIKKLLTPTVETLNNANFLTWKKPSGFSFPYKVLSENRLEMSGLTKIDIPESTIPGIARYEVKNVSATNQSLIIHFQPGYTFTIRNHKDNLSLKVHEVGLAGKKIYIDAGHGGKDPGAIGRSGLYEKVVVLDTANMLKAELEKAGAIVQLTRSDDIFLTLAQRTDLANLSDYDAFISLHTDSFTNRDANGTTTFYNTSLNFNSTKSITLGKTVQRHLISQLGTHDRGVKNQEFFVNKRNELPSILIELAFISNPTEEALLQTTEFRLKAAVAIKNGLEEYFSNF; encoded by the coding sequence GTGAAAAAACTACTTGTTTCGACAATCCTTGCCACCAGCACATTCTTACCTACATTTGTTCAGGCGGAAGAAACAACTTCAAAAGTTCAATATACATATCCAATTGAAGTAATTGCCAAGGAACAATTAATTGTCCGAAAGGGAGCTACAACTGCCTATCCGAAGGTTCTTGAAATTCCAGCTGGCCAACAAGTGAAAGCAATAGATGACTTTACAAATGCCTCTGGAGAAACCTGGTACCGATTAGATCTTGGATCTGTGAAGGGCTGGGTTGAATCTACAACTATAACAAAACAGGAAACTAGCAAACTAGAAAAAAAGCAAATACAAATTGGAAATGCACCTGTACATAAAGGCGCTACTACATCTTACCCTATTGTTAGCTATTTAAAACAAGGTTTAGAGGTGGCTATCATTGACTCCTTTACCAATTCGTTAGGTGATTTGTGGTACAGAGTTGACCTCGGAACAGTTAAAGGGTGGGTTCCTAGCTCAGCATTTGCTAAAAAAGCTCTTTCTGAAAATACACAAGAAACAACAACTGAACAAGTTACAGAGTCAGTAGACCCTGTTATCTCTGAAGAAAACACAGTTGAAATAGACGAACTTCCTGAGTCTGAGCCTTTAATTGAAACAGTTCCAAATGGAACAGTATTGTATAGTAACTCTGTATCAGAGCCGATTCGAAAAGGAGCTTCCCTAGTCTATACTACTGTTAGTACTCTAGCACTCGGTCAAAAAGTAACAGTTATCGATCATTTTGTCGATTCATATTCTTCTTTATGGTATCGCGTGGAATATGCCCAAGGTAAAATGGGGTGGACAAAAGCAGAACATCTCCAACAACAAGCAATTTTGAACAAAACATTCTATATTAGTGTGGATGTAGCGAATGTAAGAAGTGGTCCCTCCCTAACAGAGTCTAAAGTGACAACCTTTAGAAAAGGAACGGTCATTAAAGCAATTGATAGTACCCTAGATTCAAATGGTGAAAACTGGTACAAGTTCGTGTATGAAAATTCTACCCATGCTTGGGTACACCACTCTGTAGTTACAGACAAGCTCGTACCGGTAGAGCGCCTAATGGCAATTGGTACACGACATGCAAAGTTATATAAAGGTGCCACCCTTCAATATAAGCCAGTTGAGAATCTTACCTATTTTTCAAAAGTAACTGTATTACAAGAATTCATCAATGCCTCTAACCATAGATGGTTAAGAGTAAAAACGGTATCTGGAAAAATTGGATGGGTACCTGCATGGGAAACAATTATCTCAACAAAGGATTACCAATATATTTATGCACTTAATAATGGTTCTTTACGTAAAGGTGCTTCAGATGGCTATGCTGTTGCTGGAAACTTTAAAGCTGGAGACTCACTAATACGCTTATGGCAGCATGGTGATTGGATAAATGTAGAGACAACAGATGGCAAGCGAGGCTGGATTAAACTAAGTGATACCTCACCAACATCTATTAAAAAACTATTAACACCTACTGTTGAAACACTTAACAACGCAAACTTCCTTACATGGAAAAAGCCATCTGGTTTTAGCTTTCCGTATAAAGTGTTATCAGAAAATAGACTTGAAATGAGCGGTTTAACAAAAATTGATATTCCAGAAAGCACAATCCCCGGGATTGCCCGTTATGAAGTAAAAAATGTAAGTGCAACTAACCAATCGTTGATTATACATTTCCAACCTGGTTATACATTTACAATTCGAAATCATAAAGACAATCTTAGCCTTAAGGTACATGAGGTTGGTTTAGCAGGAAAGAAAATATACATTGATGCAGGTCATGGTGGCAAAGATCCAGGAGCGATTGGCCGCTCTGGACTATATGAAAAAGTAGTAGTCTTGGATACAGCTAATATGCTAAAAGCAGAGCTAGAAAAAGCTGGTGCAATCGTCCAACTTACAAGAAGTGATGATATCTTCCTAACTCTAGCACAGAGAACTGACCTAGCAAATCTATCAGACTATGATGCTTTTATTAGTCTTCATACAGATTCTTTTACCAATAGAGACGCCAATGGGACAACAACTTTTTATAACACTTCCCTAAACTTCAATAGTACAAAGAGCATTACATTAGGGAAAACGGTACAAAGGCATCTTATTTCTCAGCTTGGTACACATGATAGAGGTGTTAAAAATCAGGAGTTCTTTGTAAATAAACGAAACGAGCTTCCTAGTATTTTAATAGAATTAGCCTTTATCTCAAATCCTACCGAAGAAGCATTGTTACAAACAACAGAGTTTCGTCTTAAAGCAGCAGTAGCCATTAAAAATGGTTTAGAAGAATACTTCTCAAACTTTTAA
- a CDS encoding SH3 domain-containing protein yields the protein MKKKNMFIAGSLAVGIGMAAFIPNSITASNNVILASVDWVNTQINPMKSQITALETKINQQQQEINSLKQQIANGGGTTTPTPAPAPSPGAPSTSMPTTIYVAKASATIHSGATASYKVVATKKAGSALKVIDQHTSSTGTWYRVEVSSTVKGWIFSGNVSTSKDGSVATSPSKVITTGEVHLRKGATTAYAVLETLKKGTTLKHLQTFTNAKGETWYNVETATGKRGWIYGNFGEVS from the coding sequence ATGAAAAAGAAAAATATGTTTATAGCAGGATCCTTAGCAGTTGGAATAGGTATGGCAGCATTTATACCAAATTCAATTACCGCTTCAAATAACGTAATCCTAGCAAGTGTGGATTGGGTAAACACACAAATAAATCCAATGAAATCTCAAATTACAGCTCTTGAGACTAAAATAAATCAACAACAACAAGAGATTAATAGTTTAAAACAACAGATTGCAAACGGCGGAGGAACTACAACACCTACGCCAGCACCGGCGCCGTCACCTGGCGCACCATCTACATCAATGCCAACAACCATCTATGTTGCTAAAGCTTCAGCAACTATTCATTCTGGGGCTACTGCTAGCTATAAAGTCGTTGCAACTAAAAAAGCAGGATCTGCGTTAAAAGTAATTGATCAACACACTTCTTCAACAGGTACATGGTACCGCGTAGAAGTATCATCTACTGTTAAAGGTTGGATATTCTCTGGTAATGTTTCTACAAGTAAAGATGGTTCAGTTGCAACTTCTCCATCAAAGGTAATAACAACTGGTGAGGTTCACCTTAGAAAAGGTGCAACTACTGCCTATGCTGTTTTAGAAACACTAAAAAAAGGGACAACTTTAAAACATCTCCAAACATTTACAAATGCTAAAGGAGAAACATGGTACAACGTTGAAACCGCAACAGGAAAACGTGGTTGGATCTACGGGAACTTTGGAGAGGTGAGTTAA